In the Vibrio sp. FE10 genome, TGGCGCATCTGGATCGTAAGCCGTAATCGCAAAGCTTTTAGTGCCAGCTGGCGCGTCTTTCCACATCAACTGAGGTGACAAGTTATCGCCATCACAGCCCCAGCTTGAATATTCAAACGTCTTCGCCATTGGGTGCCCTTCTTGAATATCATTACTGGTTAATTCGAATGCCTGAGCCGAGCCCGCAGTTAAGATGCTAATGGCCAATACTGATTTAATGAGTGTTTTCATGGTGGTTCCTCTGATTAGGTATGAGTTAAGTATATTTACTCACACATGAACACACCCAACATTAAGTATCATATTAAAACTAGAATAGCTATCTAGTGATACTTTTTGATCTCATCGCAATTTAGTAAGGATTCTATAACTAACAAGAAAAACCGGAAGTATTGAAACGTTCCGGTTTTTCCGTTAGTGCGATTTTCAGTGGTTTAGTAAGACGAAACGACTTCACCTTCAATTTTCACTATCTCTCCATCTTTAATAATGGTTGATAGGTACGTTTTGGGCTGGGCCACGATTTGTATGTCCTCTAATGGGTTAGCCGAATACAGAAGTACATCAGCCATCGCACCTTCTTCAATCACACCTACTTTGCCATAAGGATTGCGTTTACCGGTCAGTTGTAGAATTTCGCTGTTAGTGCCCGTCGCTTGAATCATGATTTCTGCTGGCGTGAACCACTTTTCACGCAAAGCTAAGTCTTGTAGCTGTTGCTCTCGGTTATCTAAACCTTCCAACAAATCGGTTCCCCATCCCGTCTTAACATTGTATTTCTTAATATGGTCAAAGATATTGTCTAGATTATCCCAACATTGCTTTGCTTTAAGGTAACGCGGATCGCTTTTGTCTATCGTGTCGAGCAGCTGTTTAGCCACCAATACTTGAATCGAAGTATAAAGCCCTTCGTTGGCAATCATTGCGAATGTCTCTTCATCTGCCATTGCAGCATGTTCGATGGTTTTTACACCTGCTTTAATGGCTCTCTGAATACCTTCCGAAGAATGCGCATGAACCATTACATACGTGCCGTAATCAGAGGCAACTTTCACTGCTGCTTCAATCTCTTCCAATGTGTATTCGTTCACGTAAAGCGGATCGGTGGTAGAACTCACACCGCCAGTTACTGCCAATTTAATTTGAGTGGCACCTTGGTAAAGATTATTACGTGCAGCTGCCAATACTTCATCGGTGCCGTTCGCTAAAATACCAATACCCATTTGTTCGATTGGATCTACCGGACCGCCCCACTCTTTGGGTAAGAAGTTCGGGTTTCTGAAATCAACATGCCCTGAATATTGACCAATCAGTGCCTGTGATGGATAAATTCTTGGCCCCGGTATGAACTTATTGTCGATGGCCATTTTCAATCCAGCCGAATTTCCTGCCGCATCTCGAATCGTCGTGACACCACGCAATAACATGTCTCCAAGTTCGTCTACCGCAATCGCATCAACGTATTGGTTTGGTGCTCGTAAAAGTTGGCCTAAAGGGAGTCCGAGCGTTGAGTGCCAATGGTTATCAATAAGACCGGGAGTCAGGGTTTTCCCTTCGCCATTAATAATCGTTATGTTTGGCAATGCTACTAAGTCCTCGCCAATTTGTTTGATGATATTATCTTCAATAATGACATCCATGTTCTTCTGTAGTTGCTTTGATGTGCCGTCAAAGATATCTACATCCTGAATAATAATGTCCGAAGCGAAGCTAGGAGTTTGGACTGCAAGTAAGATGGCGCATGCCAGTAATTTTTTCATGGGTAACCTTTACGTTAATTAAAATGAGTCATTGCCCCCCTCTAATATTTTCCAACATATGTAGTGGGTGCGTTTTGATGAGGTCACTTTAACGACCGGTAAGATCACTAACATCACAACCAAATAAAAACGGCATTAAACTTAAATAAAACGCTAATATTCAATTACTTAATGTTAATATTTGAATGCAATTTCGGTGTGTTTTATTTGTTTTTTATACAGATTTGATATCGTGATTTCTTTGTATATCCTTACGGTGGATATTGGGGCGACGCTAGGCTCAGTTTGATGGTTCTGTATTCAGAACTGACCATGTTCACGATGTTTGATTGGCATGCTAATCACAGTTTTCAACAAAAGTGCACTTGTTGACATTCAGGTTACAAAACTTGACCAAAACACTTTAGACTCACCTCAACAACTTTTAACGAGAATGACTGGATGCGCAGGCTGACATTAGCCCTTTGTTTGACCCTTTGGCTCCCAACATTAGCCAACGCCCAAAGTTTGCAAGACAAGTGGCAAACCCTGTATCAACTCAGTTGGCAATCGTCCCCTATCTCAGTTTCTCAGCAAGAGTTAACCCAATACCCGAAAGCGCTTCTTCAGGAAAGCAGTCGTTACCCGGACTTCAACAAGTTCAGTTGGGATGACATCGCAGAGTTAGCCTCGGTAAAAGACAACTGCCGAGCGATTGAAAGCAATAACCCTTCATTAGATGATGCCATCGAGTTTGAGCTCGCTTTGTGTCAGCAACAAGCATTGGATTCCATTTGGTTTGCGGCACACTCAAAACGACACCCTGCTGGTGGCAGTTTTGCTGATCGTTATGTTGCTCACTACCCAGAGAGCAGTGAACAAATCCATTCGTTTTTGAGTATCAGCAATCCTCTGCACCCGTTGTTTACCAAGCTCGAAAGCTTAACCGCAGACGGGAAAGAAGCTCTACTCAATGGATACCGTGCTTGGCAACAAGGTGATGTGCTTTGGTTGAGTGGCGAACAAGGTTGGAAAGCGATCCCGTCGGAAGTTTGGCAACCTATCGCAGAGCAACAAGAAGTGACATTGTCGGGAGAGAATTGCACTTTTCGTTATAGTAACGTGTGCATGAGTGAATCGAGTAATGACAGGCTTGTCATGAAGCTTGTGACTCTCTCATTACTTTTAACGCTATTTTCCGTGCTAAGTAGAGCCTTATATCTGCGAAGAAAAGAGCGCAAAGAGAAACAGTTTGTGTTGCAGCTTCTCACACATGAACTGCGCACACCGATCACTAGCCTTGGCTTAACCGTCGAAATGTTTAGAAATCGCTACGATGAATTTCCCGATGATACCCAAGGTGCAGTTTGGCGCTTAATCTCAGATTATCAACGGCTCTCTCAACTCACCGAAAACAGTAAAGTGTATCTAAGTGCCGATCAGTCCGAGCCTTTATTGAAGCAAAACGCATCATTAGAAGAGTGGCTCGACCATGTTTGCGAAAAGCACAATATTGCTTATCAATGTGAAGCAAGAGATGTTGAACTGAACCTGCCTTATTACTGGCTAACCATCTGTTTAGATAACTTGATCAAGAATGCCAAGCAACACGGGCAAGGTAAGGTTTTAGTCAAGGTCACCCTTGCCGATAAGCTGAGTATAGAGGTACAAGATGAGGGTCACTTCCCCTCTTTGATACAACGACTTATTTCAAGAACGACACCGTGCGCCAATCACAAACAAGATAATATGGGCATTGGCCTAACTATTGTCGAGCACTTGATGAAACAAGCGAATGGCCGCCTCATCATTCTCCGTAATCCAACCCGATGTATTTTGGAAATCGCTTATGAACACTCTACTGCTGATTGAAGACGACCAACTACTTGGGCAAGGCCTTGTCAGTTTCTTTGAATCCAATGGGTATCAATGCCTTTGGGTGCAAGATGCTCAGAGTGTCAGTAAGCTGTGGTTACGTGCCGATCTCGTGGTGCTTGACCGACAACTTGAAGACGGCGATAGCTTACGACACTTGCCTAATTGGTTACTGCTCAAAGCTCTGCCTGTGATTGTGTTAACGGCCAAAGTGGAAGTTCAACAACGCGTAGAAGGTTTAATGGCAGGCGCCAAAGATTACGTAACTAAGCCTTTCTCGAACGAGGAATTGCTGGCACGAGTGATCACTCAACTTCGCCCGTTAGGTGTTAGCCACTTGCATTACGCCAACATCCAAATCAACTTGTCAGAAAGAATCGCTTATTTGGATGACAACCCTATCGCGCTCAAGCCGAAAGAGTTTCAGCTATTGGTTTTGTTTGTTCAAAACCAAGGGCGCGTGTTCCACCGAGATGAGTTATTAAATAAAATCTGGGGATATCAAGCATTCCCAAGTACACGAACCGTTGATAACCACATACTGCGTTTACGTCAAAAGCTACCAACGCTGAATCTAGAAACGCATCGTGGAGTTGGTTATCGTTTGGCTGGGGAATCACAATGAAAGTAAGTTCATTAACAGCACTGCTCTGCACATTGCCCTTTGCGTGTCATGCAGCTTGGTTTACCAATACGCCATTGCAACACACCTATCAATCGTTGCTCGATGATCAACCGCAAGTGGCATGGCAAGAACTTCAAATCGCGCTTGATCAGGCGGAGCTAGATAGTCAACTTTGGTTACCCGTGAAACAAGAAATCCTGAGTCGAACTCAATGCGGAAGCACTCTTGAACAAAGTGCTACGCCCAACAACCACATCCAAGTCAGCTTTATCAAACGCCACGGTCTTTCGTCACAAGGCTATCAGATCAAAGTGTCTGCGGAGCAACTCAGTGAAGCGTCAGAAGATCAAACGCAACGCATTTCTCTGGTTTCGCCTAATGGGAAAGTGGTTATCGACGGACAGCTCAATGTCGATGTCGAATATCAAGAGATCGAAACCAGCGAGATGTTCCTCAAGCCTGAATCGGGTGTTTATCGGTTAATGATAGGGTCGAACAACTACCCTATTGTTGTCGCTTTGGACGATAACAAGCGGTGGCTAGCACTCGAAAGTAAACTTAACGACCCGCATATTGTGGTAACACCACCAGAGATAATCGACAACTGCCCAGACACCAATGTCAGTTGGCAGTGGTTTGATGAAAACTACGATATGCTAGGTTTCAAGGTGCCAATCAAAACAACGCAAGCATCTGTTCCTACAGAAAGCCCGGCCGGAGCTAAAGCTAAACACTTAAGTGCATCGGTTGAAATGTTTGAATACCAAGGCGCAATTGAAGTCCAATATGTACAGCGTGTCGCGGTGCCTTTCTAACAGATATTCGCTTCTAACAGACAGCCGTTTCTAAGAGACATTCACAACAAGGTGCAAGACCTGCAATAAGCCAATGGAGCTTCAAATAGAGACATATAGGTGACAAAACACAAGCGCGACTTGGGTGTAATGACCGTACTTACCCTTTACGGAATCTAGATATGCTCAATGTTCGTCATCAACTTAATTTTACGTCTTGTGCCATTGCGGCTCTATTCGCGACTTGTGCGTTCTCGGCAAACGCACAAGACAGCCAGATAACGCTAACGAATACCAACAACAGCAACACAGTATCGATTTCAACAAAGACACTAGCGATAGATTGGAATGACTTAAGCGTTAATAGCGCTGCTTTGACCGTTGATCGCCAGCCTCAAAAGGTTACTCATCTAGTCACAGACTCAAAAACCAAAGCTTCTTGGACGCTAATGCCAAGCGGAATCAATGTTAAAGCAGAACTTAAGCAAGGTGATCTTCTTGTCCAATTCACCTTACCTTCAAACACACAGGTAAAGCGAGACCAACCCATTGAACTCGCTTGGTTTGACCTTGCTGAACAACAAACTCAAACCCTATTCCTGCCCTTTAGCGAAGGGATGCGCGTGCCTACCAACAATAAGCAGTGGGCAAACTATCTAATCGACAATCATTCAGGAAGTAACACCACTCAAGACTTAAAGATGCCGTTTTGGACCGTACAACAGAATGATCAATTCATCAGTTATCAGATGATTAATCCAACCAACAACCAATTGCTTTTTTCTAATGCGTCATCGGATATGTCTTCTGATAAGAAGACCAAGATTGATATGAGCGTTTCACACCAATTTACAGCGCTGAATCAATCACAGCCTTTTACGGTTCGTATAAAACTTGGAAACTCTTGGCTAGATGGCGCCAAACAATACCGCGATTGGCGCATCGATCATGGTCTCTCTGAATCGCTTGTCGACAAGCAAAAGCGTAATTCAGATGTGAGTAAGCTGATTGGTGCGAGTCACGTTTATCTGTTTGGTAAAGACCCATTAAGCATCCAAGATGTGAACGACTGGTGGGGGTTAAAAGCCTGGTACTTCGAGGACTCTCAATTAAACATTTCAAATGAAGCGAAGCGAGAGTTATCTCCTTTATCCAAGGGGAAAGATTGGTTTAGCCAATATCACAAACAGCTGCTGTTGGACTCTATCAGCCAGTCACTTCAAGGTTTGTACCCTATTGCAACGCCAACACTTGCTGATAACACCATAAAAGCTCAACACACCGCAGCTCAACATAAGAAGAACTGGTTGATTAAACACGCCTCTTCTTATCTCAATGCACCTGATACTTGGGGGCAAGCCCTATCGTCGGATATGGTCAGCAACCTAAATAAAGCAGGCCTGAATAAGCTTTGGCTGGGTTTTGACAACTGGATGCCAGCTTTCTATCAACCGAACGCGGTGGAACTGGCTAAACAATCTGGTTATTTAGTTGGAACCTACGACTCCTACAACACAGCCATACCCGCCAAGTCAAACGACAACTGGCTAACGGCTCAATTGCCGAAACCCATTCGCGAGACTTGCGCGATTGAGTTGGCGGATGGCAGTTTGAAAAAAGGATTCCGAGGAAACGGTTTCTATCTAAATCCGAATTGTAATCTAGATTACGTGAAACAGCGCGCCCTCGACATCATGCGCTTTGGTCACTTCAATAGCTTGTTCTTAGATGTCGATGCGACCGCCATGGCGCGTGAGGATTATCGAGACAATACCAATGAGCTGGATATGCTTTCTGCCTTCAATAACCGAATGCAGTGGTTAAGCGAGCAACCAGATTTAGTACTGGGTTCTGAAGATGGCAATAGCTTGACAACAAAAGGCATCGCCTTTGCGCACGGCTTAGAAACGGTCGGCTTTGGTTGGACAGACAAAGACATGAAAGAAAATCGAAAGTCGCCTTATTACTTGGGCCGTTGGTATCCTGATCATAAGCCTGATTTCTTCTTTAAGTCAGCTAAAGTCAAAGAACCCTACAAGTCATTGCTGTTTTCACCTCAATACCGAATTCCGTTATACCAAGCTGTATTCCATGACGAAGTGATTAACACCCACCATTGGCATTCAGACAGCTTAAAATTCACCAATGTAAAAGCCAATCGCGATTTAACTGCCATGCTTTACAACACGCCAGCGATGGTTCATTTAACAAGAGATGAAGCGTTATCGAGCTCAAGTCCCAGGCTTAATGCATTAAAACACTATCAAGATGGGTTTGAGCCAATACACGAACAACTATGGGACAAAGCGCTGGTTGACTTCATATGGCTGGATAAGAGCGGCAAGGTTCAACAAACCTTATTTGACGATGGCAGTAAGATCATCGCGAACTTCTCTGACCAAGCGTTTCACCAAAACGGTGTCGATGTTGCGGCAACGTCTATCAAAGCCGTATTAAGTAATGGACAAGTAGTAGAGTGGCAACCAGCGCTCGATTGATCGCACTCTTACTATTTCATTAGTGAGTGAGTTAGTTTTGCAGTTCTTTAGTGTTCTATATCGATACTAAAGAACTGAGTATTTGTGTCGCGATTTAAGAGTGATTAGACAAAAGCTATTCATGGTTTCGGCTTTGAAATGCAGTGAGTAGATAGTCGATAAAGACCTTTTTACGTTTAGGCATAAGCTGCCTGTCGGCATAAACCAAACTCACCGAGACTTGGGGCATGTCATATTCGGGCAGTAAGTGCACCAGTCGACCAGTTTTAAAATGGTCTCTACAGATGAACTCAGGGAGCACTGCAAGTCCTAACCCATCGACACATGCTGTTAAACACGCGGTAATGGTATTCACCTTCAGTTGGCTTGGAAGCTCTATCAGCTCGGATTCACCGTCATCAAGCTGTAACTTCCATTTAGGCAAACGCGCCGCTTTATTCGAGACTTCAATCATTCGAAATGGTGATTTGAGATCCTTCGGTGTTTTTATTTCGCCAAATTGTTCTAAATACTCCGGGCTTGCGACCAATACACGCTCCGAGGTCGTTAAGTAACGAGAGACCAAACTCGAATCCACCAACTCACCAATCTGCGCGTAAAGATCGATGCCTTCACCAATAATGTCGACTTCACGGTTAGTTAGTTCCAAATTCATCGTTACATTCGGATGTTCAAGAAGAAAGCTGTGAATATACTTCGCTAACACTTGGTGTCCCAATTCAACAGGAAGCACAACGTTTAGAGGGCCTCGAATCAGATCTTGGTTAGCTGAAACTTCTAATTCTGCTTGGTTCATGATCTCATGCATTTGCATGCTCGATTGATAGAAGCGCTCACCTTCCGGTGTTAACACCAAACTTCGTGTCGAACGAGTGATCAACCTCACACCTAAGTGCTGTTCTAGCTCAGCAAGTTTTCGGCTTACGGTCGACTTGGTCATGTTCAATGCCTCAGCGGCATGCGTGAAACTCCCACAATCAACGACTTGTGTAAAAACAGTGACTGCATTTAAGTCCATTCGACCACTCCAAACTAGTAATTAGTAAAATTATTGCAACAGTGTTTCTCTTTTTTCCTATCTTATCAATCAATGAGATTCATTTACAATTCGTTACATCTAAACAAAATCAAAATGAGAAAAAGAAATGACAGATATCAATAAAGCTTCGCAACCAGTAAGCACAAAAAAACGTAAAAAAGCACCGCTTATTGCTACTGCGATCATGCTGTCATTGGGCTTAGCTGGCGCTGGATATTGGTATGGCTATGGCCAGTACTTCGAATCGACCGATAACGCCTACCTACAAGGCGACATCACCAATATTAGTCCAAAAGTGTCTGGCTACATTGTTAAGTCTTACGTCAGTGATAACCAGTCGGTTAAAGAAGGTGATTTATTGGTTCAAATTGATGATCGTGATTACCAGTCCGCACTTGCACAAGCTCATGCCCATTTAACGGTAGTCGAATCAAGCGAACACAATCTTGTCGCACAACAAACGTTACAACGTAGCCAAATCAACCAAGCAGAAAGCCGTGTCGATTCAGCACAAGCCGAATATGAGCGTGCTATTCAACAAGTCGTTCGCTCTCGTAGCCTATTGAAACGTAACTATGCTTCGCAAGATGAAGTCGACAGCATGGTCGCACAACAAAAAGTCACCCAAGCAGAACTCGAAGAAGCGAAAGCAAACCTCGTCGCAAGTAACGATCAATTGATCGTAATTGCCAGTGAAATCGAACAAGCAAAGGCCTCAGTAACCGAAGCTCAGGCACAAGAACAACAAGCGCAACTTAATCTGGATTACACCAAAGTCTACGCGCCAACAGACGGTGTGATTGGCAAACGCAGTGTCCGTGAGGGTTTGTTGATTCAAGCAGGTGCGCCATTAATGAGTTTGGTACCAAACAACCAAGTATGGATTGAAGCCAACTTCAAAGAGACACAACTGAGCGGCATTCACAAAGGTCAAACTGTTGAAGTTGAATTGGACGCTTTCCCAGGCCAACCACTTGAAGGCGTTGTAGATAGCTTCTCTCCTGCTACGGGTGCGAAGTTTGCACTGCTACCGCCAGAAAACGCGACAGGCAACTTCACTAAAATCGTTCAACGTGTGCCTGTGAAAATTACTATCTCAGATCAGCAAGAGTTGAAAGGTCGACTGCTTCCTGGTTTGTCTGTGGTCGCGACCATCGATAAACGAGGCTAGACCATGAGCAACACCGCTGTTGTCAGCCCAACTAATGATGAGAACGAGGTTTCAAGACGCCATTGGATCGCCCTATTTGGTGGCCTAATTGGCGCGTTTATGGCGATCTTAGACATTCAGATCACCAACTCATCACTCAAAGACATTCAAGGCGCACTATCTGCAACCTTAGATGAAAGCTCGTGGATCTCTACGTCATATCTCGTCGCAGAGATGATCGCTATCCCACTCAGTGGTTGGCTTTCTAAAGCGCTCGGCAAACGTCGTTATATAACCTGGACGACGGCCATTTTCACCATTTCATCGTTGTTATGTTCGTTCTCGTGGAATATGACCTCGATGATCGTGTTCCGAGCAATGCAAGGTTTCAGTGGTGGCGCTTTAATCCCGCTTGCTTTCTCGCTAGTAATTCAATTATTGCCTGTTAATAAACGTGCCGTGGGTATGGCATTGTTTGGTGTCACTGCTACGTTTGCTCCATCTATTGGTCCAACGTTTGGTGGTTGGCTGACGGAGAACTTCTCGTGGCACTATATTTTCTACATCAACATTCCGCCCGCTCTGCTCGTGATCACCATGATCAGATATGGTTTGGACGATGAAAAGCTCGACCTTGGCACCTTGAAGAAAGCAGATTGGTTCGGCATCGCAACCATGGCGCTGGGATTAGGTTGCTTGGAAGTGGTGTTAGAAGAAGGTAACCGCGAAGAGTGGTTCAGCTCGAGCTTTATCGTTGGCCTGAGCATTGTGTCCGCCGTGAGTTTGGTTTACTTCGTGATAAACGAGCTGCAACACAAAAAGCCACTGGTGAATTTGCGGCTATTGCGGGATGCGCAGTTTGCGATGTCTTGTATCGCCTATCTGATTTTAGGGATGGCTTTGCTCGGCTCAATCTATGTATTGCCGTTGTATTTAACGCAAATCCAGCAATACAACGCGATGGAGATCGGTGAAGTCCTGATGTGGATGGGTTTCCCACAACTACTGATATTCCCAATAGTGCCCAAGCTGACGCAAATCATTAAGCCTAAATACTTGGTGACCTTTGGTTTCGCGATGTTTGGTTTCAGTTGTTACGTAAACACGCACATGACCATTGATTTTGGTGGCCAACAGCTGATCTTGTCTATGGTTCTGCGCGCTATCGGTAGCCCGTTTATTATGGTTCCGCTGTCTTTAGTTGCTATGAAGAACATCAGCAAAATGGACACCCCTGACGCTTCGACCTTAACTAACGTAATGCGTAACTTGGGTGGCGCGTTCAGTATTGCGATTATCGCTACGCTACTGGATAACAAAACCCGTGAGCATCTTGCACACATCAAAGAGTCGCTACCCTCGGTGAGTCAATTAGGTTGGCAAACCCTCAAAGATCAGCAAGCGTTCTTTATTCAGTCAGGAAGTGATGCTGCGACCGCGATGCAACAAGCGCAAGCAAGCCTGTTAGGAACAATGCAACGTGACGCCGCTATCATGGCTTACAACGATGTGTTCTTAATGATGACGGCATTCTTGGCGTTAGCCGCCGTGTTGATTCTTAATATGCGCGATTAGAATTAGAGCCTTTTATTAAGCTTCACTATCGACATCAAGCCGAAGCGAACAAACAAACGAACAAACAAACAAACAAGAACAAAATATCGAACAAAAGCTCGAATCACAAAATACAGAGGCAAACTTTACGGCTTGCCTCTTTTTGATTGATAAAACCTG is a window encoding:
- a CDS encoding DHA2 family efflux MFS transporter permease subunit; this translates as MSNTAVVSPTNDENEVSRRHWIALFGGLIGAFMAILDIQITNSSLKDIQGALSATLDESSWISTSYLVAEMIAIPLSGWLSKALGKRRYITWTTAIFTISSLLCSFSWNMTSMIVFRAMQGFSGGALIPLAFSLVIQLLPVNKRAVGMALFGVTATFAPSIGPTFGGWLTENFSWHYIFYINIPPALLVITMIRYGLDDEKLDLGTLKKADWFGIATMALGLGCLEVVLEEGNREEWFSSSFIVGLSIVSAVSLVYFVINELQHKKPLVNLRLLRDAQFAMSCIAYLILGMALLGSIYVLPLYLTQIQQYNAMEIGEVLMWMGFPQLLIFPIVPKLTQIIKPKYLVTFGFAMFGFSCYVNTHMTIDFGGQQLILSMVLRAIGSPFIMVPLSLVAMKNISKMDTPDASTLTNVMRNLGGAFSIAIIATLLDNKTREHLAHIKESLPSVSQLGWQTLKDQQAFFIQSGSDAATAMQQAQASLLGTMQRDAAIMAYNDVFLMMTAFLALAAVLILNMRD
- a CDS encoding LysR family transcriptional regulator; this translates as MDLNAVTVFTQVVDCGSFTHAAEALNMTKSTVSRKLAELEQHLGVRLITRSTRSLVLTPEGERFYQSSMQMHEIMNQAELEVSANQDLIRGPLNVVLPVELGHQVLAKYIHSFLLEHPNVTMNLELTNREVDIIGEGIDLYAQIGELVDSSLVSRYLTTSERVLVASPEYLEQFGEIKTPKDLKSPFRMIEVSNKAARLPKWKLQLDDGESELIELPSQLKVNTITACLTACVDGLGLAVLPEFICRDHFKTGRLVHLLPEYDMPQVSVSLVYADRQLMPKRKKVFIDYLLTAFQSRNHE
- a CDS encoding response regulator transcription factor; amino-acid sequence: MNTLLLIEDDQLLGQGLVSFFESNGYQCLWVQDAQSVSKLWLRADLVVLDRQLEDGDSLRHLPNWLLLKALPVIVLTAKVEVQQRVEGLMAGAKDYVTKPFSNEELLARVITQLRPLGVSHLHYANIQINLSERIAYLDDNPIALKPKEFQLLVLFVQNQGRVFHRDELLNKIWGYQAFPSTRTVDNHILRLRQKLPTLNLETHRGVGYRLAGESQ
- a CDS encoding ATP-binding protein; amino-acid sequence: MRRLTLALCLTLWLPTLANAQSLQDKWQTLYQLSWQSSPISVSQQELTQYPKALLQESSRYPDFNKFSWDDIAELASVKDNCRAIESNNPSLDDAIEFELALCQQQALDSIWFAAHSKRHPAGGSFADRYVAHYPESSEQIHSFLSISNPLHPLFTKLESLTADGKEALLNGYRAWQQGDVLWLSGEQGWKAIPSEVWQPIAEQQEVTLSGENCTFRYSNVCMSESSNDRLVMKLVTLSLLLTLFSVLSRALYLRRKERKEKQFVLQLLTHELRTPITSLGLTVEMFRNRYDEFPDDTQGAVWRLISDYQRLSQLTENSKVYLSADQSEPLLKQNASLEEWLDHVCEKHNIAYQCEARDVELNLPYYWLTICLDNLIKNAKQHGQGKVLVKVTLADKLSIEVQDEGHFPSLIQRLISRTTPCANHKQDNMGIGLTIVEHLMKQANGRLIILRNPTRCILEIAYEHSTAD
- a CDS encoding HlyD family secretion protein → MTDINKASQPVSTKKRKKAPLIATAIMLSLGLAGAGYWYGYGQYFESTDNAYLQGDITNISPKVSGYIVKSYVSDNQSVKEGDLLVQIDDRDYQSALAQAHAHLTVVESSEHNLVAQQTLQRSQINQAESRVDSAQAEYERAIQQVVRSRSLLKRNYASQDEVDSMVAQQKVTQAELEEAKANLVASNDQLIVIASEIEQAKASVTEAQAQEQQAQLNLDYTKVYAPTDGVIGKRSVREGLLIQAGAPLMSLVPNNQVWIEANFKETQLSGIHKGQTVEVELDAFPGQPLEGVVDSFSPATGAKFALLPPENATGNFTKIVQRVPVKITISDQQELKGRLLPGLSVVATIDKRG
- a CDS encoding glycoside hydrolase is translated as MLNVRHQLNFTSCAIAALFATCAFSANAQDSQITLTNTNNSNTVSISTKTLAIDWNDLSVNSAALTVDRQPQKVTHLVTDSKTKASWTLMPSGINVKAELKQGDLLVQFTLPSNTQVKRDQPIELAWFDLAEQQTQTLFLPFSEGMRVPTNNKQWANYLIDNHSGSNTTQDLKMPFWTVQQNDQFISYQMINPTNNQLLFSNASSDMSSDKKTKIDMSVSHQFTALNQSQPFTVRIKLGNSWLDGAKQYRDWRIDHGLSESLVDKQKRNSDVSKLIGASHVYLFGKDPLSIQDVNDWWGLKAWYFEDSQLNISNEAKRELSPLSKGKDWFSQYHKQLLLDSISQSLQGLYPIATPTLADNTIKAQHTAAQHKKNWLIKHASSYLNAPDTWGQALSSDMVSNLNKAGLNKLWLGFDNWMPAFYQPNAVELAKQSGYLVGTYDSYNTAIPAKSNDNWLTAQLPKPIRETCAIELADGSLKKGFRGNGFYLNPNCNLDYVKQRALDIMRFGHFNSLFLDVDATAMAREDYRDNTNELDMLSAFNNRMQWLSEQPDLVLGSEDGNSLTTKGIAFAHGLETVGFGWTDKDMKENRKSPYYLGRWYPDHKPDFFFKSAKVKEPYKSLLFSPQYRIPLYQAVFHDEVINTHHWHSDSLKFTNVKANRDLTAMLYNTPAMVHLTRDEALSSSSPRLNALKHYQDGFEPIHEQLWDKALVDFIWLDKSGKVQQTLFDDGSKIIANFSDQAFHQNGVDVAATSIKAVLSNGQVVEWQPALD
- a CDS encoding DUF2861 family protein, translated to MKVSSLTALLCTLPFACHAAWFTNTPLQHTYQSLLDDQPQVAWQELQIALDQAELDSQLWLPVKQEILSRTQCGSTLEQSATPNNHIQVSFIKRHGLSSQGYQIKVSAEQLSEASEDQTQRISLVSPNGKVVIDGQLNVDVEYQEIETSEMFLKPESGVYRLMIGSNNYPIVVALDDNKRWLALESKLNDPHIVVTPPEIIDNCPDTNVSWQWFDENYDMLGFKVPIKTTQASVPTESPAGAKAKHLSASVEMFEYQGAIEVQYVQRVAVPF
- a CDS encoding metal-dependent hydrolase family protein → MKKLLACAILLAVQTPSFASDIIIQDVDIFDGTSKQLQKNMDVIIEDNIIKQIGEDLVALPNITIINGEGKTLTPGLIDNHWHSTLGLPLGQLLRAPNQYVDAIAVDELGDMLLRGVTTIRDAAGNSAGLKMAIDNKFIPGPRIYPSQALIGQYSGHVDFRNPNFLPKEWGGPVDPIEQMGIGILANGTDEVLAAARNNLYQGATQIKLAVTGGVSSTTDPLYVNEYTLEEIEAAVKVASDYGTYVMVHAHSSEGIQRAIKAGVKTIEHAAMADEETFAMIANEGLYTSIQVLVAKQLLDTIDKSDPRYLKAKQCWDNLDNIFDHIKKYNVKTGWGTDLLEGLDNREQQLQDLALREKWFTPAEIMIQATGTNSEILQLTGKRNPYGKVGVIEEGAMADVLLYSANPLEDIQIVAQPKTYLSTIIKDGEIVKIEGEVVSSY